Proteins from a single region of Streptomyces sp. HUAS 15-9:
- a CDS encoding S1C family serine protease: MSTENEGTAVPPAPSAPPVPVASPAASPQAAAADGGAPTTPLPTTPPGAPEQGGAAAAHASAGPSGGPQGAGPAPDGSWPPPAPATPYADGGAGAGSGGWGSSYQQPAPKPRNGRGGLVAAVLVAALVAGGLGGGLGYTLAKSNDDTGSTTVSASDNGATQVKRSPGTIAAVAAKALPSTVTIEAESTSGEGGTGTGFVFDTQGHIVTNNHVVADAVDGGKLTATFPSGKKYDAEVVGHAQGYDVAVIKLKNAPSDLKPLALGDSDKVAVGDETIAIGAPFGLSNTVTTGIISAKNRPVASSDGSATSKASYMSALQTDASINPGNSGGPLLDASGAVIGINSAIQSSSSGGLGGSGQSGSIGLGFAIPINQAKYVAQQLIKTGKPVYAKIGASVSLEEGSDGAKITDTGASGTAAVESGGPADKAGLKPGDVITKLDDRVIDSGPTLIGEIWTHKPGDKVTITYKRGGQEQTVQLTLGSRAGDS; the protein is encoded by the coding sequence GTGAGCACCGAGAACGAGGGCACCGCGGTACCCCCGGCCCCGTCCGCACCTCCCGTGCCGGTGGCATCTCCCGCTGCTTCCCCGCAGGCAGCCGCAGCCGACGGGGGCGCACCCACCACTCCACTCCCGACGACGCCTCCGGGCGCCCCGGAGCAGGGCGGCGCGGCGGCCGCGCACGCCTCCGCCGGCCCGTCCGGCGGGCCGCAGGGCGCCGGCCCCGCCCCGGACGGCTCCTGGCCGCCCCCGGCCCCGGCCACGCCCTACGCGGACGGCGGCGCCGGAGCGGGTTCCGGCGGCTGGGGCTCGTCGTACCAGCAGCCCGCGCCGAAGCCCCGCAACGGGCGCGGCGGGCTGGTCGCCGCGGTCCTGGTGGCCGCGCTGGTCGCGGGCGGCCTGGGCGGCGGGCTCGGGTACACCCTTGCCAAGAGCAACGACGACACCGGCTCGACCACCGTCTCCGCCTCGGACAACGGCGCCACGCAGGTGAAGCGCTCGCCGGGCACCATCGCGGCGGTCGCCGCCAAGGCCCTGCCGAGCACGGTCACCATCGAGGCCGAGTCCACCAGCGGCGAGGGCGGCACCGGCACCGGGTTCGTCTTCGACACCCAGGGCCACATCGTCACCAACAACCACGTGGTGGCCGACGCGGTGGACGGCGGCAAGCTGACCGCGACGTTCCCCAGCGGCAAGAAGTACGACGCCGAGGTCGTCGGCCACGCCCAGGGCTACGACGTCGCCGTCATCAAGCTCAAGAACGCCCCGTCCGACCTCAAGCCGCTCGCCCTCGGCGACTCCGACAAGGTGGCCGTCGGCGACGAGACGATCGCCATCGGAGCGCCCTTCGGCCTCTCCAACACGGTGACGACCGGCATCATCAGCGCCAAGAACCGCCCGGTCGCCTCCAGCGACGGCAGCGCCACCAGCAAGGCGTCCTACATGAGCGCCCTGCAGACCGACGCCTCGATCAACCCGGGCAACTCCGGCGGCCCGCTGCTGGACGCCTCCGGCGCGGTGATCGGCATCAACTCCGCGATCCAGTCCAGCAGCAGCGGCGGTCTGGGCGGCTCCGGCCAGTCCGGTTCGATCGGCCTCGGCTTCGCCATCCCGATCAACCAGGCCAAGTACGTCGCCCAGCAGCTGATCAAGACCGGCAAGCCGGTCTACGCGAAGATCGGCGCGTCCGTCTCCCTGGAGGAGGGCTCGGACGGCGCGAAGATCACCGACACGGGCGCCAGCGGCACGGCGGCGGTCGAGTCGGGCGGTCCCGCGGACAAGGCGGGTCTCAAGCCCGGCGACGTCATCACCAAGCTCGACGACAGGGTGATCGACTCCGGCCCGACCCTGATCGGCGAGATCTGGACGCACAAGCCCGGCGACAAGGTCACGATCACCTACAAGCGGGGCGGTCAGGAGCAGACCGTCCAACTCACCCTGGGCTCCCGCGCGGGCGACAGCTGA